The nucleotide window ACGCCGGGGTTATAGAATTCGAGTAACAAACCGTAGATACCAATCAGCATCAAAATATATGCAACGTTCGGGTTCGTGATCACTGACAGCAAACTAAAGCGCCAGTCTTGTTCTCGCTCGACAAAAGCAACATCACTAAGCTGAACTTCCTGACTGACACCGTTGATGGTGACGGTGCGCCCGTTACTCAATTCAACCAATTGCTGAAGGTCGCTGACAATAAAATCAATCACGTTAAGTGTGAGTGCGTTCTCTGAGTCTAAACTCGCCGCTTCTCTTACCGCTTTTTCTGCCCATTCTTCATTACGGTTGTGTAACTTAGCCAAACTGACAATGTAAGCCGCAGCATCATTGATGACTTTCTTCTCCATCGCAGTGGTGGCTTTTACTTGGTCTGAGTTCTCTTGTTTCGTTTCGTCTTGCTCACTCGCCGAAGTGTTGTCATCTTTATTAGCATCGTCTTGAGGAGATAACGGATTAGCAGGCGCTTTGCCCCCACCGAGCGACACTGGGGTTGCTGCACCTAGATTAGTTCCGGGCGCCATGGAAGCGATGTGACTAGCAAGTAAAATATAGGTTCCCGCACTCGCCGCACGTGAGCCTGCTGGCCCAACCCAAGTTGCTATCGGAATCGGTGACGTGGTGATGGATCGAATAATGTCACGCATCGACGAATCTAACCCGCCAGGCGTGTTCATTTTCAAAATGATGAGCTTTGCTTGCTCATCGTGAGCTTGTTCTATTTCTCTAGTGAGGTAATCACTGGTCGCCGGACCTATCCCTCCATTCACCTCAATCACCCAGACATCATCGGCCTGAGCGAACACAGAGCTGAACAACAGAAGAAACACAAACAAGTACTTTAATATAAAAGTCATAGCCCCTCTCCTTACAACTGAGATGCTAGATAGACGTTTTATTTAAAGCGCAGAGGTAACATCTTGGTAATAAATAGATACCTTAAGCATAGTTCAGGCTAAATTTCACACAACACGTAACTGTGGATTCACCCCAACATAGGTGTTCAAAAAACACTCGCAAATGAAATCAAAATGTTAACGAGATATTTTCAATACCAGCGCTTGTAAATCATTCACAAAATCTCCAGCGAAAAGTATTTTATAAATTCAACAAATAACATCGCAATAAAAAACCAAGGCAAACGATTGCATTGTTGTGCAAAATCAACAAATGACATTAGACCACCAGTTTTTCAGAGACTTTCACCTCTGCTCATATTGATAAATGTAAAGGATACGTGTAAAACTCGTCGCGAAATATTAATCCAATGGTACATCGTACATTGGTGAGTAGTTCTGGGATTTTTATATTTAGTAGCACAGAGGTTATGGAAGTGTTAAAAGAAAAGAGTTTACTAAGCAACATCGGCGTTCAAGTCGTTATTGCAATGATCATCGGTACCGCTGTCGGTGCAATGATGGGTGACAGCGCAACAATGTTCGCTCCACTGGGCGCAATCTTCATCAATTTAATCAAGATGCTGGTTATTCCTCTAGTCGCAGTTGCCCTAATTTCAGGTGCTGCAGGTCTAGGTAATAGCTCATCAGCAGGTAAAGTTGGTGTGGTTACACTGGGTTACTTTGCACTAACGTCTGCACTTGCTGTAGCACTAGCGCTTGTAATGGGTGAAGTATTCGAACCGGGTCGTGGTATCGATGTTTCTGGCGTTGAAGGTATGTTCTCTTCTGAATACGCTGCGAAAGGCGAACTTCCAACGTTCTGGGCAACCATCACGGGCATGATCCCTACCAACGTTTTCCAATCACTGAACGAAGCTAACATTCTGCAAATTCTCGTTTTCTGCTTATTCTTCGGTATTGCGATTTCTAAACAAGCGAAAGAAAAACGCGACCCAATCATCAATGGCGTAAACGCGATTGTTGACGCTATGGTTTGGATGATCAACAAAATCAAAAGAAAAACACCGCAAAACGCCCTTGACGCATAACCCATTGTTATAAATATAAAAATAAAAGAATTTTACTCACAAAATTTTTCTATTTTGGGAATTTACTATCCTACTATGCTGCACATAAGAAAAAGCCACTCCGAAGAGTGGCTTTCAGTGTTCTTGGTTATTGGAAGACATCAAGCAGCCCTCTTATAAACTGTTTCATCAGCAATAATTTGACTATCTTTCAGCCCTAAATTACGCAGTTCTACATATCTATGGTATTCAATCAGATAACAAATCTTTTTGCCGTTGATTGTCATAAATACTGGAACTTTGTAAAGCACCTGACTCATAAGTATTACCTTTTCGTCGTTGAATGGTGCCTACCAAACGTCCTTCCTTTTGACTTCTTCAGTGATAAAATGGTTCTAAATCCCTAAACCAGTTCCCTTCTGAGTTCGTGTTGTTTTTACATCAAGTAAAACATATATAAGCGTTACGTGATAACAACATACTGTCTTAACCCACAGATAAAGGCTTTTACCAAGAACAAACAGATTGTTTCACAAAAGACTTTAGAGGTCATTAAGTAAAATGACTTACCATCTTCCGCAGTTGTTCTGAATAACCGAACAACTGATTCCTTCACCAAATTACGGCTTCACTATCTTAAACTCTTTTTTAAATCCTATCAGATAGTTTCGAAATAGCATCATTGATGCCTACTTCTAACTCTTGCAGATTACTTGCAAGCATATAAGCAGAAGTTGTGATGATTTTCGAGGAATCATCAGCATGTGATGAAGTTACGTCAGTTACAACATGCTTATTAGTCGAAACACTCTCAATGGTACAACCAATCTCTTTATCATTTCCAATTGTGAGTTCTGCATTTGAGATAGCCTTTGCAAGAACCATCGGAGCTATGCACATACCAACAATGTATTTAGATTGTTGATTGAATGCCTTGATCAGACCAGAAACGTCTTCATTAACAGAGTAGTTTTCACCATCAAAAGCAAAAGTTGAAAGATTTTTTGCAGCACCGAAACCACCAATAAGCACTAATGCATCATAAGAATCAGCATTTAATTCACTCAATGCTTTTGTTGTGCCACGGCTCAAACGATTTGATTCGACCAAAACATTTCTTTGTTCATCAGAAACTTCACCTGTCATGTGATTAACCACATGAGCCTGTGCAATATCTGGGGCGTATGTTTCGTAATTCATACCATGTTTTTCTAATGACAAAAAAGTCAAGACAGCTTCGTGAATCTCAGTTCCATCAAAAACTCCAGAACCTGAAAGGATCACTGCTATATTTTTAGTCGTTTTCATATAATCTCCTTCGATTATCTACCATTCAAGATATTAAGGATGTATTATATGTTAACCATTCGTAAATTAAAATACACAAAACTGTAAGTCATAACTATTTATAAATACAATGAATATATGTACAAACTCCTAAAAAACATAAAAATATTAAGGCATTTGCAAAACAAACAATGCTGGGTGGGATTTTCAGAATCAATTGATTTCCTTTACAAAAATCACAAAGACATATCGCCAAAGGAGATTAAAAGTTTATATAAACACATTAAATTCGGAAAAGAACTTAACACAAAATACATTGAAACAGTTTATAAAAAACTTTGTCGAGAACTTCAAAATCTTGATGAAAAAGAATTGAAAAATAGAAATAAATTGGTTCGTTCTTTCGCGTCTTTAATTGAGTTGGAAAACAAATCACATGAAATTAACTCAATGCATTTCTTTGACTTCTATTATGAAATCAATGACAAACACCGAGTAAATATTAAAAAATCATTGCTAAACATTATTCTCGACGCAAGGCGGAATAAAAAGCAATCAATAAAAAAACAAGAGGATTTATTTAATATAACATTATTATTTTTAGAAAAAGAGGTAAGTATTTCTATAAGTGAAATTAGCTCTCTTTTATTAAATCTCGAAAACTTACAATGGAAAAATAAAGAAAACAAAATTTTAGATGCTGATATAAAAGTAATAAAATTATTCTTCAAAAGAATAAAAAACACTTTGCTTGAAGATAAAACGATTTTTAATTAAGATTTTTGGAGGTTAATCATTCTTAACCTCCCAAAAACCAACCTCACCACATCCATTAAAAAAACAATGAAAGTTAGACGCATTTATGATGCCGAGAACCAGATAGCAACTTTAAGCATAGTTTATCTACTGTTCCTCTATGTGTCACAAAAACTAAAGCAGAAACGTCTACAACGACAAATTTAACTAAACTACGCACCTTGTTGATTATCTTTGCCTAAGCCTTTCATCAACATATCAAACATCAATCCAGCAAAGTTCTTAGCCACAGCATCATTAGACAGGACTTTCATAGCCATTTGCTCGTGAACGCCCATACTCTCAATCACAGCTTCATTAATTGATTCAGGGAACTGACCTAACATAGCTTGTTCTTTTGTGTTGTTACGAAGCTGATCCATGACTACGTTATTTTCAGAGACTTTGCCCATAATTGTATTGGCATAGTTCAACATATCACTTTCCGTCAAACCGTCTTCAATAAACAAATCGTTCATTCGTTCGATAATTTCGTTAAGCAATTCAGTTTTTGGATCTTTCGGTGTTGCACCTGAACCTTCTTTTGTCGCTGGTAAGTAAGGAGTGGAATCTTCACCCACTTTATGACCTAACTGTAAATCAGCTTCTCGTTGCTCGTGCAAACGGTAATGCGTCATTACCACATCCGCTAAATCCACATCCTCTTGAACCAACTCTAAACGCAATAGAGGTGCAAGGTGTTTTGCAAACAACGCCAGCTTCTCTAAATCGAAATCACTAAAATCGACAATCTGTGAAATGAACTCGTAGTAGCGAACAAAAGAGACTAAATCTTTCTTAAACACTTCCAGAATATCTCTGGCTTCCTTAGCGTTTTTCACACTGTTTTGAGCAAACTTTATCGCTTTATCGTTCTTCTCAATCTTCGCCTTAGACAGATCCGCTTGTGCTGATTCTAAAACGTGTGTCGCTTCTTTGTAACGAAGCTCAAAGCGTGTTACGGGAGCCTTGCACAAGTTGGCTAACTTAGCTTGTTTGGCTTTTTTGCTGTTATAAGCTTCAACAAATGTTTCAACTTCAAACCACTGATAGATCCCTACCTTATTCAGCTTATCCATCAACTCATAGACGATATGAGGATCAGATACCCCTGCTAATTCAGCCGTTTGAAAATAGACTTTAAACTCTTCAAGAATATCGTCAGGCTCGTTAACAAAATCAAGGACAAACGTTCTATCTTTACCTTTACAAGTTCGGTTCAAACGAGAGAGGGTTTG belongs to Vibrio splendidus and includes:
- a CDS encoding NfeD family protein codes for the protein MTFILKYLFVFLLLFSSVFAQADDVWVIEVNGGIGPATSDYLTREIEQAHDEQAKLIILKMNTPGGLDSSMRDIIRSITTSPIPIATWVGPAGSRAASAGTYILLASHIASMAPGTNLGAATPVSLGGGKAPANPLSPQDDANKDDNTSASEQDETKQENSDQVKATTAMEKKVINDAAAYIVSLAKLHNRNEEWAEKAVREAASLDSENALTLNVIDFIVSDLQQLVELSNGRTVTINGVSQEVQLSDVAFVEREQDWRFSLLSVITNPNVAYILMLIGIYGLLLEFYNPGVGLPGVLGGICLLLAMYSLQMLPVSYAGLALILLGIALMVAEAFSPSFGIFGLGGVAAFTLGSIMLMDTEVPGYQIALPLIIGISLFSVAFIVVTISMLVRVRNKPVTTGMEAVVGDTGKVVNGFPGAGRVLVEGEIWQAKCASELQVGQIIRVTKLTGLSLDVEALPDDTSSKSS
- the elbB gene encoding isoprenoid biosynthesis glyoxalase ElbB is translated as MKTTKNIAVILSGSGVFDGTEIHEAVLTFLSLEKHGMNYETYAPDIAQAHVVNHMTGEVSDEQRNVLVESNRLSRGTTKALSELNADSYDALVLIGGFGAAKNLSTFAFDGENYSVNEDVSGLIKAFNQQSKYIVGMCIAPMVLAKAISNAELTIGNDKEIGCTIESVSTNKHVVTDVTSSHADDSSKIITTSAYMLASNLQELEVGINDAISKLSDRI